In Acidianus brierleyi, one genomic interval encodes:
- a CDS encoding glutamate--tRNA ligase encodes MELEELIYKHALANAIKHEGKAEVGPVVSKVLGERPDLKKNAKEIVEKVKEIVEKVNSMTLEDQKKEVKEKYPELLEEKKEVEKKTLSPLPNVKGKVITRFAPNPDGPLHLGNARAAILSYEYAKMYNGEFILRFDDTDPKVKKPIKDAYEWIRQDLHWLGFSWNIEFLASSRMERYYEIAKEMIAKGYAYVDLCSDEEFKKMRQLRKPCPNREKSPEENLELWEKMLNRVFNEGKAVVRIKTDLNDPDPSKIDWVMLRIIDTSKNPHPITGDKYWVWPTYNFATAVDDHDFKITHILRAKEHMANNDKQRWIFNYFNWDFPEIIEFGRLKLEGFMMSKSKIRGMLEKGTNKDDPRLPTLAGLRRRGILPETIREIIIEVGTKVSDAAISFDNIAALNRKKLDPIAKRLMYVNDYKEFVIDIPEQITAKIPLRPNSSDYREITVNPGDTILLNKIDAEEGSLIRLVELCNVKVEGEKLKFFSYSVDDTKKFNAKIVQWVKKSDAVNVTVIKADPDKDLIKEEGKGEHAVTELSENEIIQFVRYGFVRVDSKKEGSVTVIYAHE; translated from the coding sequence ATGGAACTAGAAGAGTTAATATACAAGCACGCTTTAGCGAATGCCATAAAACATGAAGGAAAAGCAGAAGTAGGTCCTGTAGTAAGTAAAGTTCTAGGAGAACGTCCAGATCTAAAAAAGAACGCTAAGGAAATAGTAGAAAAAGTAAAAGAAATAGTAGAAAAAGTAAATTCCATGACTTTAGAAGATCAGAAAAAAGAGGTCAAAGAAAAATATCCAGAACTTTTAGAAGAAAAAAAGGAAGTAGAGAAAAAGACACTATCTCCTTTACCTAACGTTAAGGGCAAAGTAATAACTAGATTTGCTCCTAATCCAGACGGTCCTTTACATTTAGGTAACGCTAGAGCTGCAATTCTTTCATACGAATATGCAAAAATGTATAACGGGGAATTCATACTTCGTTTCGACGACACCGATCCAAAAGTGAAAAAGCCAATAAAAGACGCATATGAGTGGATTAGACAAGACTTACATTGGTTAGGATTTTCTTGGAATATAGAATTTTTAGCATCAAGTAGAATGGAAAGATATTATGAAATAGCAAAAGAAATGATAGCAAAAGGATATGCGTATGTCGATCTTTGTAGTGATGAAGAATTTAAAAAAATGAGACAATTAAGGAAACCTTGTCCTAACAGAGAAAAATCTCCAGAGGAAAACTTAGAACTATGGGAAAAAATGCTAAATAGAGTATTTAATGAAGGAAAGGCTGTAGTTAGAATAAAAACGGATCTAAATGATCCAGATCCCTCAAAAATAGATTGGGTAATGCTAAGAATCATAGATACAAGCAAAAATCCTCACCCTATTACTGGAGATAAGTATTGGGTATGGCCAACGTATAACTTTGCTACAGCAGTAGATGACCACGATTTTAAAATCACACATATATTAAGAGCAAAAGAGCATATGGCTAATAATGATAAACAAAGATGGATTTTCAATTACTTTAATTGGGATTTCCCTGAAATAATAGAATTTGGTAGATTAAAATTGGAAGGGTTTATGATGAGTAAATCAAAAATAAGGGGCATGCTAGAAAAAGGTACTAATAAGGATGATCCTAGATTACCAACATTAGCAGGATTAAGAAGAAGAGGGATTTTACCCGAAACCATAAGAGAAATAATAATAGAGGTTGGAACTAAAGTCTCTGATGCTGCTATAAGTTTTGATAACATAGCTGCTCTTAATAGGAAAAAATTAGACCCAATTGCGAAGAGATTAATGTATGTTAACGATTATAAAGAATTCGTCATTGATATACCTGAACAGATAACTGCAAAAATACCCTTAAGACCTAATTCGTCCGATTATAGAGAAATCACAGTTAATCCAGGAGATACAATACTTCTAAATAAAATAGACGCAGAAGAAGGTAGTCTGATAAGATTAGTAGAATTATGTAATGTTAAAGTAGAAGGCGAAAAATTGAAATTCTTTAGTTATTCTGTAGACGATACTAAGAAATTTAACGCAAAAATAGTTCAATGGGTAAAGAAGTCAGACGCTGTAAACGTTACAGTAATAAAAGCAGATCCTGATAAAGATCTGATTAAAGAAGAGGGAAAAGGAGAACATGCAGTTACGGAGTTATCAGAAAATGAAATAATACAGTTTGTTCGTTATGGATTTGTAAGAGTAGATTCCAAAAAAGAAGGTAGTGTAACAGTAATATATGCCCATGAATAA
- the rpl7ae gene encoding 50S ribosomal protein L7Ae: protein MSKPSYVKFEVPQDLSDKALDALKKAKETGKIKKGTNETTKAIERGQAKLVLIAEDVQPEEIVAHLPSLCEEKKVAYIYVPSKKGIGEACGLQVGAAAAAIMDPGQAKDELDEILKRLGEIAGKTQ, encoded by the coding sequence ATGTCAAAACCATCTTATGTAAAATTTGAAGTTCCACAAGATCTATCAGATAAAGCATTAGACGCTCTTAAAAAAGCTAAAGAAACTGGAAAAATAAAGAAAGGTACTAATGAGACTACAAAAGCAATAGAAAGGGGACAAGCAAAATTAGTTTTAATTGCAGAAGATGTACAACCAGAAGAAATAGTAGCTCATTTACCTTCATTGTGTGAAGAAAAGAAAGTAGCATACATATATGTTCCATCTAAAAAGGGTATAGGAGAAGCATGTGGACTCCAAGTAGGCGCTGCTGCCGCCGCAATAATGGATCCAGGTCAAGCTAAGGACGAATTAGATGAAATATTAAAAAGACTAGGAGAAATAGCAGGTAAAACTCAATAA
- a CDS encoding DUF6036 family nucleotidyltransferase, with amino-acid sequence MFRELLSRVNELKGSETDRFLKFLAILNCLIEREKIGRIIIVGGFAAEIYSGRSYRTGDVDIIVEGNSEIVKEILKKISDKGLRIYIPKIREISEKGIDIVDSIYLGERIRKIEVDNYHVYIASAEDIIINYLQAWKFWESTEDKIKAILVYCAQDVDEEYLNIKAKQKSVMDYLEKIRSEYCRKTK; translated from the coding sequence TTGTTTAGGGAATTATTATCAAGAGTAAATGAACTAAAGGGAAGCGAAACTGATAGATTCTTAAAATTCTTAGCTATTTTAAATTGTTTGATAGAAAGAGAAAAAATTGGAAGAATTATAATAGTAGGAGGATTCGCTGCAGAAATATATTCTGGAAGAAGTTATAGAACTGGCGATGTTGATATAATAGTAGAAGGAAATTCTGAAATAGTTAAAGAAATTCTCAAAAAAATTTCAGATAAAGGATTAAGAATTTACATTCCGAAAATTAGAGAGATTTCTGAAAAAGGTATTGATATAGTAGATTCAATATATTTAGGAGAAAGAATTAGAAAGATTGAAGTTGACAATTATCATGTTTATATAGCTTCAGCGGAAGATATAATTATTAATTATTTGCAAGCGTGGAAATTTTGGGAAAGCACAGAAGATAAGATAAAAGCAATATTAGTTTACTGTGCACAAGACGTTGATGAAGAATATTTGAATATTAAAGCGAAACAAAAATCAGTCATGGATTATTTAGAGAAAATAAGAAGCGAATATTGTAGAAAAACAAAATAA
- a CDS encoding type II toxin-antitoxin system RelE family toxin, with protein MFSISFIVVCEKWELRFSTRKARDYREFMEYTADNFSDKLVMLILEKLELLRRDPLSYAREKLGKDKYGNPMFSIEVTGNIRILYSVDSKNCIVFIWEVGSHKKVYGHDP; from the coding sequence ATATTTTCTATATCTTTTATTGTGGTTTGTGAGAAGTGGGAATTGAGGTTTTCAACGAGGAAAGCTAGGGATTATAGAGAATTTATGGAATATACCGCAGATAATTTTAGTGATAAGTTAGTAATGCTAATTCTTGAAAAATTGGAGCTATTAAGGAGAGATCCATTGAGCTATGCCAGGGAAAAATTAGGTAAGGATAAATACGGCAATCCGATGTTTTCAATAGAAGTTACAGGAAATATAAGGATACTTTATAGCGTTGATTCAAAAAATTGTATAGTTTTCATTTGGGAGGTTGGGTCTCATAAGAAGGTTTATGGACACGACCCTTAG
- the lysS gene encoding lysine--tRNA ligase, with product MKWDERRLKILDELREKGINPYPQKYNITHSIIQIKELVKNNNDKPHEPFIFDISTVGRIANIRRHGKASFVDIFDEGEKLQLYLRINELGDKYEEFFNYFGRGDIIGVKGDLFYTGKGELTLLVKDYTMLSKALIEPPDWSKLSPEFRYAHRYVDFLYNDNARRAMEIRFRTIAEIRKFLASKGFMEVETPILQPVYGGALAKPFKTKINYLDEDWYLRISLELYLKRFIVGGFDKVFEIGKVFRNEDIDVTHNPEFTLMELYWAYADYNDIMKLTQDIIVDVAKNILGETKVKYKVGDKEYEIDLSQFKEITMFDSLSEVLGKNVETMSDEELKGLMQKYQLIPRGNSYIRGLMIEKLFDKLVSPNLIQPTFVTDYPIETTPLCKPHRSKKGLVERFELFIAGIEFANAYTELNDPVLQDKLFREEQELMKKGDQEAHPYDKDFIRALSYGMPPTGGLGIGIDRLIMLLTNNQSIKEVIPFPIISYKLIEED from the coding sequence GTGAAGTGGGACGAAAGGAGATTAAAAATTCTTGATGAACTTAGGGAGAAGGGAATAAATCCGTATCCTCAGAAATATAACATAACTCATAGTATTATTCAGATAAAAGAACTAGTAAAGAACAACAATGATAAGCCTCATGAGCCATTTATTTTTGATATATCTACTGTTGGTAGAATAGCCAATATAAGGAGGCATGGTAAGGCATCATTTGTAGATATATTTGACGAAGGTGAAAAATTACAATTATATTTAAGAATTAACGAGTTAGGTGATAAATATGAGGAATTCTTTAATTATTTTGGTCGTGGCGATATAATTGGTGTTAAAGGGGATTTGTTCTACACTGGCAAGGGTGAGCTCACTCTATTAGTAAAGGATTACACTATGTTATCTAAGGCGTTAATAGAACCGCCAGACTGGTCTAAATTAAGTCCAGAGTTTAGATATGCTCATAGGTATGTTGATTTTCTCTATAATGATAACGCTAGAAGAGCTATGGAGATTAGGTTCAGAACTATAGCAGAAATAAGAAAATTTTTGGCTTCAAAAGGGTTTATGGAAGTAGAGACGCCTATACTACAGCCTGTATACGGTGGAGCTTTAGCTAAACCGTTTAAGACTAAAATAAATTATCTTGATGAAGATTGGTATCTTAGAATATCTTTAGAATTATATTTAAAAAGATTCATAGTAGGTGGTTTTGATAAAGTTTTTGAAATAGGTAAAGTCTTTAGAAACGAAGATATAGATGTAACTCATAACCCAGAATTTACTTTAATGGAGCTATATTGGGCTTATGCAGATTATAATGATATTATGAAGCTTACTCAAGATATCATAGTAGACGTAGCAAAAAACATACTTGGAGAAACTAAAGTAAAATACAAGGTAGGAGATAAAGAGTATGAGATAGATTTATCTCAGTTTAAGGAAATTACTATGTTTGATTCCTTGTCTGAAGTTTTAGGTAAAAACGTTGAAACTATGAGCGATGAAGAACTTAAAGGATTAATGCAAAAATATCAACTTATTCCTAGAGGTAATTCCTATATAAGGGGACTAATGATAGAGAAGTTATTTGACAAGTTAGTATCTCCTAATTTAATACAGCCAACTTTCGTTACAGATTATCCTATAGAAACTACTCCCCTCTGTAAGCCTCATAGATCTAAGAAAGGTCTAGTTGAAAGGTTTGAATTATTTATAGCAGGGATAGAATTTGCTAACGCATATACTGAACTTAATGATCCTGTTCTTCAGGATAAGTTGTTTAGAGAAGAGCAAGAATTAATGAAAAAAGGAGATCAAGAAGCTCATCCATATGATAAGGACTTTATAAGAGCTTTATCTTATGGCATGCCCCCTACTGGAGGATTAGGAATAGGTATTGATAGATTAATAATGTTGCTTACTAATAATCAGAGTATAAAAGAAGTGATTCCGTTTCCAATAATTAGCTATAAGCTTATCGAGGAAGACTAA
- a CDS encoding site-2 protease family protein, with translation MISSLELFGIGFLVFWLVIFALKKKLETRGFKVYPFVLMWKKSTRSEWFPKLATSKEYRFFEKVAIALGLISMIGGIVLIYYTISGLVFHPATTAIRLEPIIPGITIGLNEVPYLLLAIGISVVLHELSHAVSSTSNKINVKGGGFILIGIFPGAFVEPDESEFQTASFKSKLKIVAAGIAVNLILAGIFFPIASFGPTLFSQGIQIVGTIPHSEAYNISMHAGQIIEKINGQPIRTFSELNQSLYSTTHYLIQVKNPNGTISYYTAIAKNHFLGVYVTYAIPASIFPFLEFAVWMFIVNFSLALFNGAPLFITDGGKIFTEIIKKISLKYGEKISYYIQAFLLLSFIFAIMLSISLPR, from the coding sequence ATGATATCTTCACTAGAGCTTTTTGGAATAGGATTTCTAGTATTCTGGTTAGTAATCTTCGCATTAAAGAAGAAACTCGAAACAAGAGGTTTCAAAGTATATCCTTTTGTTTTGATGTGGAAAAAAAGTACCAGGAGTGAATGGTTCCCTAAATTAGCTACGTCTAAGGAATATAGATTTTTTGAAAAAGTCGCTATAGCTCTAGGATTAATCTCAATGATTGGAGGAATTGTATTAATCTATTATACAATTTCAGGTCTTGTATTCCATCCTGCAACTACAGCAATTAGATTAGAACCAATAATACCTGGAATAACTATAGGTTTAAATGAAGTGCCATATTTACTTTTAGCTATAGGAATATCAGTAGTTTTACATGAGCTTTCACACGCTGTTTCTTCTACCTCAAACAAAATTAATGTAAAGGGCGGCGGATTTATATTAATAGGAATATTTCCTGGAGCATTTGTTGAGCCTGACGAAAGTGAATTCCAAACAGCTTCCTTTAAATCAAAACTTAAGATAGTAGCTGCAGGAATAGCAGTAAATCTAATTCTAGCTGGAATATTCTTCCCAATAGCCAGTTTTGGACCAACACTATTTTCCCAAGGAATCCAAATAGTAGGTACAATTCCTCACAGTGAAGCTTATAATATATCAATGCACGCAGGTCAAATAATAGAAAAAATTAATGGACAGCCTATTAGAACTTTCTCAGAATTAAATCAAAGCCTTTATAGTACAACCCATTACCTAATTCAAGTTAAGAATCCAAATGGCACTATATCATATTATACCGCAATAGCAAAAAACCATTTCTTAGGAGTTTATGTAACATATGCGATCCCAGCGTCAATATTTCCTTTCCTAGAATTTGCAGTTTGGATGTTTATAGTGAATTTCAGCCTAGCCCTATTTAATGGTGCCCCATTATTCATAACTGATGGAGGAAAAATATTCACAGAAATAATAAAGAAGATTAGCTTAAAATATGGAGAAAAAATATCGTATTATATACAAGCCTTCTTATTATTATCTTTCATATTTGCTATAATGCTATCAATTAGTCTTCCTCGATAA
- a CDS encoding nucleotidyltransferase domain-containing protein: MEIEYSEEHWNILRHKRKISLDLLYRLKNNGLIGYVYGSVARGDVRKDSDIDIIVFNPNIIELDLIDFDHKFIIQATPFSTPKAYISLDPEESEVISFPLSRLKRDEEEFYRFGGMLDYYGIEKNLRVAGINKKMEIIIPTEKGHNEILLKGNEDLASKTLKISISTILEREKLLTKRVEKGRTGVFLRYDLSKDESFESSIRILYKKNKFFRRMIDA, from the coding sequence GTGGAAATAGAGTATTCAGAAGAGCATTGGAATATTCTTAGACATAAAAGAAAAATTTCCCTGGATTTATTATATAGACTGAAAAATAATGGGTTAATTGGTTACGTTTATGGTTCAGTAGCTAGGGGTGATGTAAGAAAAGATAGTGACATAGATATAATAGTTTTTAATCCTAATATAATTGAATTGGATTTAATTGACTTTGATCATAAGTTCATTATTCAGGCTACTCCTTTTTCTACTCCAAAAGCATATATTTCGTTAGATCCTGAAGAAAGCGAAGTTATATCTTTTCCTTTATCTAGATTGAAGAGAGATGAAGAAGAATTCTATCGTTTTGGTGGAATGCTAGATTATTATGGCATAGAAAAAAATCTACGAGTAGCTGGTATAAATAAAAAAATGGAGATCATAATACCAACAGAAAAGGGTCATAACGAAATATTGTTAAAAGGTAATGAGGATTTAGCATCAAAGACTCTTAAGATATCTATATCTACGATATTAGAGAGAGAAAAATTACTTACTAAAAGAGTAGAAAAAGGAAGAACTGGGGTTTTTCTTCGATATGATTTAAGTAAAGACGAAAGTTTTGAAAGTTCAATTAGAATATTATATAAGAAAAATAAATTCTTTAGGCGTATGATAGATGCTTAA
- a CDS encoding DUF1122 family protein — MLKGKVGDYNIVIKNFRGTHIRELSYFEMYLDNKLVGRCSYFSGRDYYVPWIEIDYIPWPRQEGIEVDLFKYFYDLLTPNGRLFVTYENDIETSNLIFKGYSAVDTPLGFSMLKAGFTWFKIWYFPEGGNEGYPKIQGNKPLNEETKKKELLELLDEVKNPQVKEWLLKNVDRKP; from the coding sequence ATGCTTAAAGGGAAAGTTGGCGATTATAATATTGTAATAAAGAATTTTCGTGGAACTCATATTAGGGAATTATCTTACTTTGAAATGTATCTTGACAATAAATTAGTAGGCAGATGTAGTTACTTCTCTGGTCGCGATTATTATGTTCCATGGATTGAAATAGATTATATTCCATGGCCTAGACAGGAAGGTATTGAAGTAGATTTATTCAAATATTTTTATGATTTACTGACTCCTAACGGAAGACTATTTGTAACTTATGAGAATGATATAGAAACTTCCAATTTAATTTTTAAGGGATATTCTGCTGTAGATACTCCTTTAGGTTTTTCAATGTTAAAGGCAGGATTTACGTGGTTCAAAATATGGTATTTTCCTGAGGGTGGAAATGAAGGTTATCCTAAGATTCAAGGCAATAAACCGTTAAATGAGGAAACTAAGAAGAAGGAACTTTTAGAACTATTAGATGAAGTTAAAAATCCCCAGGTAAAAGAGTGGTTATTAAAAAATGTTGATAGGAAACCCTGA
- a CDS encoding radical SAM protein, whose product MLIGNPEIGVYNNLPKGCELCRLGGKLVVFISGECGDSCYYCPVSEERFDHDMIYANEKKVENFMDFVYESYKMNALGAGITGGDPILHLDRVVEVINILKDEFGDDFHIHLYTSGRYVTYDVLRELQNAGLDEIRFHPLNKEYLKAIEKALKFDFDVGIEVPSIPGKEKELEELIQWAKEKKVKFVNINELEITERNSLNLNAIGLKIDHGLAGASRSAELALNIVKKYHEGKMSVHYCSSIYKDIVETRTRFLRTFRVYSKSFEQNSGEGTIIRALVRTKANLEDYGEKYGDGYYVSPDLVNDIIKMYPVDEVKIIEELPYGLVVSEKLVYSKSQYSNNSS is encoded by the coding sequence ATGTTGATAGGAAACCCTGAGATAGGCGTATATAATAATTTACCAAAAGGATGTGAATTATGTAGGCTTGGAGGGAAGTTAGTAGTGTTTATATCTGGAGAATGTGGAGATTCTTGCTATTATTGTCCAGTAAGTGAAGAAAGGTTTGACCATGATATGATATATGCTAATGAAAAGAAAGTTGAAAATTTCATGGATTTCGTGTATGAATCATATAAAATGAATGCGTTAGGTGCTGGAATAACTGGCGGAGATCCAATACTTCATTTGGATAGAGTTGTTGAGGTTATTAATATTTTGAAAGATGAGTTTGGAGATGATTTTCACATTCATCTGTATACTTCTGGAAGATATGTAACCTATGATGTACTAAGAGAGCTTCAAAACGCAGGACTAGATGAAATACGTTTTCATCCATTAAATAAAGAATATCTAAAAGCTATAGAAAAAGCGTTGAAATTTGACTTTGACGTAGGCATAGAAGTCCCATCAATACCAGGTAAGGAAAAGGAATTAGAAGAGTTAATACAATGGGCAAAAGAAAAGAAAGTTAAATTCGTTAATATAAATGAGTTAGAAATTACCGAGAGAAATTCACTAAATTTGAATGCGATAGGGTTAAAGATCGATCATGGTTTAGCTGGGGCTTCTAGAAGTGCAGAATTGGCTCTTAATATAGTTAAAAAATATCATGAAGGTAAAATGTCTGTTCATTATTGTAGTTCCATATATAAGGACATAGTGGAAACTAGAACAAGGTTTCTAAGGACATTTAGAGTTTACTCTAAGTCATTTGAACAAAATTCTGGAGAAGGAACTATAATAAGAGCACTAGTAAGAACTAAAGCTAATCTCGAGGATTATGGGGAAAAATATGGGGATGGATATTACGTGTCTCCAGATTTAGTTAACGATATAATTAAAATGTATCCTGTAGACGAAGTTAAAATTATTGAAGAATTGCCGTATGGTTTAGTAGTTTCTGAAAAATTAGTTTATTCTAAATCGCAATATAGCAATAATTCCAGTTAG
- a CDS encoding mRNA surveillance protein pelota, with amino-acid sequence MKVLEFDEKKGSMKLHIEDEDDLWTLHMILNKGDNVIAKTTRDISVGAEGRRISMIIQLKVEYTEFQAFTSRLRIHGTIVDAPERFGIRGAHHTINLDIGDEIIIIKEKWPKHELDRIYSQAEKRSKVLIALVDFDECLIAIPMVQGIKILSERSLQTPNKEEENIIEENANEIAKEIGDYSKQYNPDAIILAGPGPFKEIVKEKLDTKRKIYLDSVSSASRAGLSEILRRDVIDQVMRDYEISQSVKDMEKVLELLSKNTGLVAYGIEEVKKASEYGAVDTLLITYDLISPSDEERKLEIENIMEDVEKKGGKVRIIPEDSPVYFEAKNLTGIIAILRFRIN; translated from the coding sequence ATGAAAGTTTTGGAATTTGACGAGAAGAAAGGCAGCATGAAATTGCATATAGAAGATGAGGATGACTTATGGACACTCCATATGATACTTAATAAGGGGGACAATGTAATAGCTAAGACTACTAGAGATATCAGTGTTGGTGCTGAAGGAAGAAGAATATCGATGATAATCCAACTAAAAGTAGAATATACGGAATTCCAGGCTTTCACTTCAAGACTTAGAATACATGGGACAATAGTCGATGCACCAGAAAGGTTTGGAATAAGGGGGGCTCATCATACTATTAACTTGGATATTGGAGATGAAATTATAATTATAAAGGAAAAATGGCCTAAACATGAATTAGATAGAATATATTCTCAAGCTGAAAAAAGAAGTAAAGTTCTTATAGCTTTAGTAGATTTTGATGAATGTTTGATCGCAATACCTATGGTTCAAGGAATTAAAATATTATCAGAAAGAAGTCTTCAAACTCCAAATAAGGAAGAAGAGAATATAATTGAGGAAAACGCAAATGAAATAGCTAAAGAAATTGGAGATTATAGTAAGCAATATAATCCTGATGCAATAATATTAGCTGGACCTGGACCTTTTAAAGAAATTGTAAAGGAAAAATTAGATACGAAAAGGAAAATATATCTTGATAGTGTATCGTCAGCCTCTAGAGCAGGCTTATCAGAAATTCTTAGAAGAGATGTAATAGATCAAGTAATGAGAGACTATGAGATTTCTCAAAGCGTAAAAGACATGGAAAAAGTTCTAGAGTTATTATCTAAAAATACTGGTCTAGTTGCATATGGAATTGAAGAGGTAAAAAAGGCCTCTGAATACGGAGCAGTGGATACATTGTTAATAACTTATGATTTGATTTCTCCAAGTGATGAAGAAAGAAAACTTGAAATAGAGAACATTATGGAAGATGTAGAAAAAAAAGGTGGAAAGGTAAGAATTATTCCAGAAGATTCACCTGTCTATTTTGAGGCAAAAAATCTAACTGGAATTATTGCTATATTGCGATTTAGAATAAACTAA
- the rimI gene encoding ribosomal protein S18-alanine N-acetyltransferase — translation MVIISDASEEDLEQIYEIEVESFDKPYPISLLKAYLYLSNIYIVAKEDSKILGYAIGIIQFKKRGHVVSIATRKESRKKGIGTLLLSTLEKTFINNNCTYSYLEVMITNREAIRFYRNMNYLVIYTKKNYYGRGRHAYIMMKSLINKSLE, via the coding sequence GTGGTAATTATATCTGATGCGTCAGAGGAAGATCTAGAGCAGATATATGAAATAGAGGTAGAAAGTTTTGATAAACCTTATCCTATATCATTACTTAAGGCGTATCTATATCTTTCAAACATTTATATAGTAGCTAAAGAAGATAGTAAGATCTTAGGATATGCTATAGGTATCATACAATTTAAAAAGCGTGGTCATGTGGTTTCTATAGCTACTAGAAAAGAATCTAGAAAAAAAGGTATAGGAACGTTATTATTATCTACATTAGAAAAAACGTTTATAAATAATAACTGTACATATTCCTATTTAGAAGTTATGATTACTAATAGAGAAGCAATAAGATTCTATAGGAACATGAATTATTTAGTAATATACACTAAAAAGAACTATTATGGTAGAGGAAGGCATGCTTATATAATGATGAAATCATTGATTAATAAAAGCCTGGAATAA